One region of Macadamia integrifolia cultivar HAES 741 chromosome 11, SCU_Mint_v3, whole genome shotgun sequence genomic DNA includes:
- the LOC122093251 gene encoding uncharacterized protein LOC122093251, whose product MEKPIFNQETLTPSPSPSSTLQVISPGSSGRRSSASNSSEFEFWMVRNPSFPQPQLLSADELFVDGVLLPLHLLPHHSDPPDPEEQHKADTETPNPEPESEPGPGPESSAVLLPELTTGFSTSKRWRDIFKIGEKRTTARTSSQGGEDRDKAKKKERKSGGGGGGGGGGASGAELNINLWPFSRSRSSGNSVNRPKLAAAAATRKVSSAPCSRSNSAGESKSRRWPNSPGRVGVHLGRTSPVWQIRRGGSGVRSSNLTEPVGGVRNVDKEGASRSSEPVVKTADKGRKKETKETRRNKNNVGGGGGGGSRTRVLNLNVPMCIGYRQHLSCRSDENGTIGDGSGGGGGSDSQSSGATGNSGSGSSLLNLRTIFSKKVY is encoded by the coding sequence ATGGAgaaacccatcttcaatcaagaAACCCTcaccccctctccctctccctcatCAACCTTGCAAGTCATCTCTCCAGGCAGTAGTGGAAGGAGAAGCAGTGCTTCCAACTCATCCGAATTCGAGTTCTGGATGGTTAGGAACCCTTCATTCCCACAACCCCAACTCCTCTCAGCCGACGAATTGTTCGTCGACGGCGTCCTCCTCCCTCTCCACCTCCTCCCACACCATTCTGATCCACCGGACCCAGAAGAACAACACAAAGCCGATACAGAAACTCCTAATCCTGAACCTGAGTCCGAACCCGGACCGGGACCAGAGTCCTCAGCCGTGTTATTGCCCGAGTTAACGACTGGGTTTTCTACATCTAAACGATGGAGGGACATTTTCAAGataggagagaagagaacaaCAGCCAGAACGTCCTCCCAAGGCGGCGAAGACAGAGACAAGgcgaagaagaaagagaggaagagcggtggtggtggtggcggcggcggcggcggcgctAGCGGGGCGGAGCTTAACATCAACCTATGGCCATTCTCGCGGAGCCGCTCCTCTGGGAATAGCGTCAACAGGCCGAAGCTGGCCGCTGCGGCGGCGACCCGGAAGGTGAGTAGCGCGCCCTGTTCTCGTAGTAACTCAGCGGGCGAGTCCAAATCGAGGAGATGGCCGAATAGTCCTGGCAGAGTTGGGGTCCATCTCGGAAGGACTAGCCCCGTTTGGCAGATCCGCCGTGGAGGTTCCGGCGTCAGGAGCTCCAACTTGACCGAGCCGGTGGGAGGAGTTCGAAATGTCGATAAGGAAGGGGCTTCCAGGAGTTCCGAGCCTGTGGTTAAGACTGCCGATAAGGGTCggaagaaggaaacaaaagagACTCGCCGGAACAAGAATAATGTcggtggtggcggtggcggtggttCTAGGACCAGGGTTTTAAACTTGAATGTTCCGATGTGCATCGGGTATCGCCAGCATTTGAGCTGTAGAAGCGACGAGAACGGCACCATTGGTgatggtagtggtggtggtggtggaagtgACAGTCAGAGCAGCGGCGCCACCGGTAACAGTGGTAGTGGGAGTAGCCTCTTGAACCTGCGCACCATATTCTCCAAGAAAGTGTACTAA